In the genome of Fischerella sp. PCC 9605, the window TACCTTAGAAGAATTGCTGAGAGTAAGCCACATCCTCAAAGGTGACTCCAGAATTGTTGGAGTAGAAGATGTGGTAACTCTCACTACTCAAATCGAAAAGATTCTCTTGAGCCTAAAACGCCAAAATACCATTTTTACTTCACATGTGAGCGATTGCCTCTATCAAGGATTAGATGCGATTGGTTTTTTGGTATACGAAGCCGTTACTGGTGAACTAGTTGGAGTAGATATAGCCGAGATACTTGATCGGTTGACGGCGGCAGTTTTGGAGTCAAAACCACAAGAATTGGAAGTGGTTCCACAAGCGCAACCAGATATTTCCTCGCAAGAATCCGTTGCTCGGGATAATCAATATACTACAATCACCAATCAGTATAAAGATGTTTCAGGACACGTCTGTGCAACAATCAACAGCAATTCTTCCGTACTGACATCTTCCTTTATAGAAGACGCAGATATAGAAGATGCAGAACTTCGAGTTATTTACCAAACTGCTAGCGAAGAACATTTGCAGAATCTAGCAGCTGGTTTGCTGCACCTACAAAACCAGCCTGAAGACGAAGCCACATTGGAACAGTTGCTGCGAGAAGCCCATAGCCTTAAAGGCGACTCCCGCAATATAGGGGTAGAAAATGTAGTCACCCTCACCCATCAACTCGAAGAGATTCTCTTGAGCATTAAACGTCAAGAAATCATCTTAACCCCACAGTTATGCGATCGCCTCTATCAAGCACTAGATACGATCGCTCTTCTGGTACAAGAAGCTGTTATCGGTCAACCCAGTGAGGTGGATGCATCCCTTGTTGTTAACAACTTGATGGCAGCAATTTCTGCATCAACAATTCAAGAATCGTTACCAGTTTCTCCTAAAGTTCCATCACTCCCTGCCAAAATTCCTATTAAAGCAGCAACTGATGATTTGCTCTCTCCATCTTTAGGTGTTAGTCAACCCTACCAAATCGATACTATTCGTGTTCAAACTCGTTATCTCGACGCCTTAATGACACAGGTTGAGGAACTAACTGTCACCAAAATCGCCATAGCTCATGCTGCTACTGAAATTGAGGAAATGGCAAGCTTGTGGGAAGAGTGGAAAGCTGTTGATAGCCAAGAACAATACCTTGATTCTTCATCTTTGGACACCAATTCCTACGCAGAGCGCTTAGAAAAAACTATCAACTCCCTGAGAACTTCGATTCAGGAACACAGCACGAAACTAGACATTATTAATGGGGAATTAAAAGAAAAAATTCGCACCGTACGGCTTCTACCTCTATCCACTGTGTTTAAATTGCTTCGCCGTACGGTGCAGGATTTAGCTAGGCAACAATCAAAAGAAGTCGAATTAATCATTGCTGGAGAAGAAATAACCGCTGACAAACGCATTCTCGAAGAAATCAAAGACCCCCTGATGCATATGGTTCGCAATGCCATAGATCATGGTATCGAGACTCCCAGCGAGCGAGAAAAACTTGGCAAACCTCCCGTCGCCACTATTTGGCTTAGGGCCTATCAAACCGCCACCAATATTACGATCGAAGTGACAGATGATGGGCGAGGGCTAGACATTGAGAAGATAAAACAAACCGCCGTCAAACGTGAACTGTACAGTCCAGAGGAACTGACAAGCATGACTCCAAGCCAGATTCATGACCTAATTTTGGCTCCTGGCTTTTCGACCCAAACTTTTATTACAGAAATTTCTGGCAGAGGTATCGGGTTAGATGTAGTACGCACCAGCGTCGAACGGCTCAAAGGCAATATCCAGATAGAATCAACTCCTGGTCAAGGATGTACCTTCCGCATCGACCTAAGTACAACCTTGGCGATCGCCAATGTACTGCTGTTTGAAGTACAAGGTATTGTCCATGCTCTACCAATTGAGTTTGTGCAGAAGACTTTACTTATCTCCCCAGAGCAAATTATTACCAATGAAGACCGTACAACCATTAACTTGGATGGTCAAGCTGTTTTAGTTGCGAATCTGGCTGATTTGCTGGAATTATCAAACTCTCCTGGTTATGACCGTATCGCAAAATTTGAGCAACTCCCTAGCAGCCTGCAACCTTGTATCTTGCTCAAGGTGGGAGAAGAACAATTTGGATTTTTTGTCGATCGTCTCTTGAACACTCAAGAAGTGGTTATTAAACCTCACAGTCAGTTATTGAAGCGGGTGCATAATATCACTGGAGTAACCATTCTCGGTTCTGGGGAAGTTTGCATAATTCTTAACCCCTCATATTTGCTCAAATCTTTGCAGCAGCAAACCATGCCCACAGTTTCTGTTAAACCAAGGAAAACAGTTAAAAGGAAGCCGCTCATACTCCTAGTAGAAGATTCCACTCCCGTTCGCACACAAGAAAAACGCCTCTTGGAGAAAGCGGGATATGAAGTGGTAGTAGCTGTGGATGGACTAGATGGCTATAACAAACTAAAAACCCATGATTTTAATGCGATCGTATCTGACGTGGAAATGCCCAATCTTGATGGCTTTTCACTCACAGCCAAAATTCGTCAACATCCAGAATATCAAGCATTGCCGATAATTCTAGTCACAACGCTTGTTGATAATGAAAATAAAAGAAGGGGATCTGATGCAGGGGCTAATGCATATATTATGAAAAGCAATTTCAATCAAGATGTTCTTTTAGAAATATTGGAAAGACTTGTTTAATAGTGTTGATTGTTAACTGTTTGTTCTACCTTGTACTTTCAGGGCGTAGCCCTTCTCGTAGAGTAGCCGAATAAGGCACGCCTACATCTATTTTTTCAATCAACCAACAACTACCAACTAAAAACTAACGATTAAAAACCAATAATTAATGACTATTCGAGTTTTGTTAGTTGAAGATTCACAGCTTGCTCTAATATTCTTGAAAAGAATTTTAGACTCATCACCGCAAATTGAAGTCGTAGGAGAAGCTCGCACCGGCTTAGAAGCTTTGACACTGATTCCCAAAGTTGAACCAGATGTCATTTGTACAGATCTCCATATGCCCCAGATGAATGGTCTGGAGTTTACATCTAAAGTTATGGCCCTCTATCCTCGACCGATTTTGGTAATTAGTGTTTCCGTACAAATAGAGGATACCAAAAATATTTTTCAGCTTTTAGAAGCAGGGGCAGTAGATATTTTTCCTAAGCCAAATACAGGACTAGCAGCAGATGATGAGGTATTCAAGCAGGAGTTAGTTAAGAAGATTAAAATCCTATCAGGAGTAAAGGTTTTTAGAAAAAGACCGAAACTTTCCATACAAGCACAGAATTTACAGGCAAGAGATCTTTCTACTTTCTCTTCTAAGAAGTCCTACCCCAAGCCAAAAATAGTAGTCATTGGTGCATCTACAGGTGGTCCACAAGCCCTCAAAGAATTATTAACTCAATTACCATCGGATTTTCCTATACCAGTGATTTGCGTGCAACACATTTGTTTTGGTTTTTTACAAGGATTAATAGATTGGTTAGCCGTCAGTTGTCAGTTACCCATTCAAATTGCTCAAGCTGGGGATATGCCAAGACCAGGGAAGATTTATTTTCCACCAGAACAACTACATTTAGAACTTGATGCAAGGGGTCGATTTATTTGCTCTGACTTACCACCAGTAGCAGGACATCGCCCTTCTGTAACAGTCGCATTTGAATCCGCAGCCAAGTTCTATGGCAAAGCATGTGTAGGAATCTTGCTGAGTGGTATGGGTATAGATGGGGCGGAGGGAATGCAGGTGATCGCTCAAGCTGGCGGTTTTACTATCGCTCAAGATGAAGCTACTTCCGTAGTGTTTGGAATGCCTAAAGCAGCAATTGAGCTAGGAGTCGCGCAACAGGTTTTACCAATTAATGCGATTGCCCGTGTCATAGTCGAGAGGACGCGCAGCGGTGAGCCAGCGCGTAGAACAGGGGGTTCCCTCCAAAGCCCCCGAGCCCCCTCCCATGAGCGATTGGACTAGACGCCCGCTTTCAAAGGCTTCTGGTCGAGAACCGAAGGGCTGAACGTAAGGGTAGGGCGTCTACGTGATTACCAATGCTGCTAACTCTGTAGCAGAAACAGTTCCCTTGATGTGTGGAGAGAAGAACCAGGAATCAAAGTGTCACAAACAGAACCTTTAAGTGTAGGACTAACAGAAGCGTTTATTCAGTTAATAGCCAATCATACTGGACTCAATATTAGAGAGCGAGATCAAGCAAATTTAAGCGAAAAAATATTTACTAGAATGAACGAACTCAAAATATTGTTTCCAGAACTCTATTATCAACTATTAGCGTCTTCTACTATATATAGCCATCTGGAATGGCGAAAACTTGTTCTATTGCTCACTAATATTGAAAGTTACTTTTTCAGAGATAAAGAACAGTTTAATCTATTACGAAATTGTATTATTCCTGAAATAATTCAATGCAAACAAAATTATAAAACTATCCGTATTTGCAGTGCAGGATGCTCAACAGGGGAAGAACCTTATTCTCTCGCTATTCTTCTGAAGGAACTCATTCCCGATTTAGATAGATGGAATTTGATGATTTTAGGTGTAGACATCAATCAAGAAGCGCTGAAAAAAGCTAAACGAGGGATTTATACAGCTTGGTCTTTGAGGAGCATCGAACCGCAAATAATGCAGCAATATTTTCGATTGATTAACAATCAATACTATCTTGATAAGCAGATTCAGCAAATGGTAAAATTTAAATATACAAACTTAGTCAAAGATTCATTTACTCAACCTTACTCTGAATTTAGAGATATTGACTTAATTATTTGCCGTAATGTTTTCATTTACTTTGAAGCCTCAGCAATTGCAAAAGTATTAGATAAATTTCACGATGCTCTCCAACCTTTCGGGTATTTAATCACAGGTCACGCGGAACTTATCGAGCAGAATTTAAGCAAGTTTCATACGAAAGTATTTCCAGAATCACTTGTCTATATTAAAAAATAATTAATAATATTATAATATGAAAGAACATTTTTACCTCACCTTTAGCTTAAATAACTACCTCTGCGGCATTAGCACAGTTTACGTTGAAGAGATTGCTGCGCTGCCAGAGTTGACACTAATTCCAGAAGCCCCTCGGGAAATCGTTGGTGTTTTTAATCTCCGGGGAGATATAGTGCCAGTGATGGATTTAAATATTCTCTTTGGCTATCAATCACCAGATTATCACTTAACAAATAGTATAGTAGTTTTAAGGTCGGAAGGATTACGACTAGGCATCATTGTTAATCAAGTTCATAAAGTGAAAGATATATCCTTAGAGGAAATTACCACCGAACTTGATTGCAAACAAGAATTGCTGATAGTTGAACAAATAAAAAAAATTATTACTGGTGTTGCTAGAATTGGAAGAGATATTTTCATCTTAAGCAATCCAGAAAATTGGCTAAGCTATGCAGAAAAACAACAAGTGTTGTCTTTGAAAAACTTCCTTTTAGAACAGAAAACTTTTTTGAGTCATAATATATATGAATCTCAACCCAATGACTCAGAATTGTTATTGTTCCAAGAGCATGATAGTCACTATAACAGAGAACTTAGGAACGCCCACACAGTGGGGTTGAGAGGAAATCCTTGCAACACGCTGCCTCTTGTATTTTGCCCTAATGCAACTTTAGAAGAAAGAACAATTTTTAGACAACGAGCAGTTAATCTTAGTCTCCCACTAGAAAGTCAGGATTTCAATAAATTTACAACTCTAGCAGTAATTGCTTTAAATGGTTATCTTTTTGGCATTAATTTAGAAATGGTGCGGGAGTTTACTGTTATACGCCAAGTAACTCCCATTCCTTGTTGTTCAGCCCATATCATCGGTAATATGAATCTGCGAGGTGAAGTACTCACCTTAGTTGATATTCGTGGGTTGTTAAATTTGCCGCCGAAGGGTATACTTGATGGATCTAAGGCAATGGTTGTAGAGGTTGAGGGTATAGTTGCTGGTGTAATCGTGGAAGAAGTTTGCGATGTGATGTTTTCCCTCAACTTACAAAACATAACGGCAGTACCGACTGCTATCCATTCAATCAGTGATGAGTACTTTCAAGGAGCAGCTTCCTATCATGAAAAAATAATCAGCATTCTGGATATACCAAAAATTTGGCGTTGCCTGATAGAGGGGTAGTATCAAGGGTTCTGTTGCAAAAAATGTTTGGAGTGATAACTGCTGGGAAGCAAGATTGATTTATGCAGCAACTCCAAAAATTTGAGACAAGAATTCTACTTGACCTAAAATGTCTCCTTTTGCCACTCCTTGGAGCTGTCCTTTTCTAATTGTGTTCATCATTTCATAACCAATAATTGTCCTTCTAGCGGTGTGAAATGATTTGAAGCCAAGACCAGGATTGACTAACTTCTTGATAAACCTATGGTCTTGCTCCACAAGATTATTTAGATATTTGTTTTGGCGTAACTCACAAGCTTGAGTCAATGTTGATTCGGCTTTCAACTCTTCAATGGATGTTGGATAAGCCGCGTTTTTGTCCACATTAATTACACGAGGAAGTTGATTGCAAGTTATCTTTAAAGCTTTGCAGAAGAAACGTTTAGCTGCTCGTTTATCTCTTTTGGCACTCAGCATAAAGTCAATAGTATTGCCAGCAGAATCAACAACTCGGTACAAATATTTCCACTTACCTTTCACCTTGATATAGGTTTCATCCACGCGCCAGGAATTATTTGTCGGCTTGAGATGTGAACGACACCGTTTTTCTAGTTCTGGGGCATAGTGCTGCACCCATCTATATATAGTCGTATGGTCAACGCTTAGCCCCCTCTCGGTCATCATCTCCTCCAAGTTGCGGTACGACAATGGATACCGAAGATACCACCCCACGCACAGCAGGATGATTTCGGCTTGATAGTGCCGCCACTTAAACGGATGNNNNNNNNNNNNNNNNNNNNNNNNNNNNNNNNNNNNNNNNNNNNNNNNNNNNNNNNNNNNNNNNNNNNNNNNNNNNNNNNNNNNNNNNNNNNNNNNNNNNTCACAAGCTTGAGTCAATGTTGATTCGGCTTTCAACTCTTCAATGGATGTTGGATAAGCCGCGTTTTTGTCCACATTAATTACACGAGGAAGTTGATTGCAAGTTATCTTTAAAGCTTGCAGAAGAAACGTTTAGCTGCTCGTTTATCTCTTTTGGCACTCAGCATAAAGTCAATAGTATTGCCAGCAGAATCAACAGCTCGGTACAAATATTTCCACTTACCTTTCACCTTGATATAGGTTTCATCCACGCGCGCCTGTTTCATTTGTCGGCTTGAGATGTGAACGACACCGTTTTTCTAGTTCTGGGGCATAGTGCTGCACCCATCTATATATAGTCGTATGGTCAACGCTTAGCCCCCTCTCGGTCATCATCTCCTCCAAGTTGCGGTACGACAATGGATACCGAAGATACCCGCACGCACAGCAGGATGATTTCGGCTTGATAGTGCCGCCACTTAAACGGATGCTTGGGCTTCATCTGGATAATATTAAATCTCCAGAGAGAATATTCTATTAGCGAGGCAGCGATTTTTGCAACAGAACCGATATTCTTCACCTGTATCTTTTAAGTTGTATTGAACTATAAAACGCTTAATCTTCGCAAAATATTGATTTTTTCTAGCCATGAGTTCAGAGATAATTTCTTTGACTTCTTGTTGAGCTTGCTTGTCCCCTTTAAAGATTTTTTCTTCAAAGATAGCGCGATCGCGTTAGGTGTATCTACTACACCCCACACATCAAACCTGTTTGGAGAATCGCAAAAATGAAAGAACATGAAAAACTAGAAAAATGGCAGAACCGATGGGATGAATTAGCCAGACAAATAGAAGATATACCTCTTGAAGAATTGCCAGAAAAATACATCTATCAAATCATTATCTTAGAAGAACAAATTGAAAATCAAGAAACAGAAATTAGTGAATTGAAGTATTTTATAGAAGTTTCAAAAGCCAAAACTAAAGATGACAAACGTGGTTTATTTATCTATTTAATCATTTCATTTTTGACAATTGGGTTTTTGTTGTTTCAATTAGTAAATACCAAACAAGAGTATCAACAAAAGCTAGAACGTTGCAAGACCAATACAACTCTGTGTAATCAAAATACGAGCGAGCAGTTAGGCATGAACTACACTGGCTAACTGCAATCATTTAGGAAATGACTGTAACTGGGTGCATTTACCACACCCCGATACAAAAATAAAAAGTCACTTTTTAGGTAATAATGACTGTTATTCTAAACTATCCAGCACTATTTGAAGTTGTCCGAACTTAGCAGCAATACCTTAGATTTTTAATTAAATTATCCCTTTGTATATGGACGCAACCACTCTTAATCAAATTATCTCTTTGACGGATATAACTGCGGAGGACACAAATTTGGTCTTCTGGACGAAATGAACCCGATAGTAAACCATAAGTATGTAATTGTTGTAACCACTGGCAATCTAATCTTTAGATTGTCCTGCTTCTGAATATCCACAGTCCGCAACAAAGCGCGATCGCGCATTCTAATCTAAGATGAATTACGAATTACGAATTATTCTTCTGAGTTTCTCACCTCTACTGATAACGCTTCTGACTCTGTTTGGGCTAATCCTCCGTATTTTCTCGGTCGAACAGTCCCTTTTTTAACTCTCTTAACCTTTATTTACTTATGGCGTTGCACAGGTCGTGGGATTATCTATCTTGATTGAAAGATGCTAAAATTTCCAATCTTAATTCATATATTTCACCCTGGTTAGGATATAGTCTTAAAGCGAATTCACAAGTGTCTAAAGCCTCTTGATACCTTCCTAGTTTTGCTAAAATCAAACCTTTCTGATAATAAGGATGGATGGCATAGGAAGCATCAGGATTTAAGTTTAATGAATTTTGAAAAGATTCCAGCGCTTCTTCTAGCTGTCCTTGAGCATAAAATATATCACCTTTGAGCTGATATACGATCACGAGATCAGACAAGTCAGGGTTGAGATTTATCGCTAAATCACAACTTTGTAATGCTTCTGAGAATCTTTCTAAAAAATAGAGACAAGCCGCTTTATTTTGATGAATCGCTGGGGAGAATGGACTTAATTTCTGAGCTTGTTCAAGATTAGCTAAAGCTTCAACAAATCTTCGTTGTCTAATGAGTTCCATCCCCTTTTGATTATAGTTTTCAGCTCTTTGAGGATCGACAGCTATTCGCACTGTTGTTTGGTCAATCACCTCTTGCGGTGGTGCCTGTATACCTCCCGATATTAGTGTAGGTGATGGGGGCAACCAAACATAGCCTTGTATCAAGGATTCAAACTTTGAGGGCGATCCCACTTGCTGCCAAAGGATTTCAGATAATAAAAACCCGACTTTAAGCACATAAACAAAAGTAGGTATGCTGAATTGATTAGAAGATCTTGAAGAAATCAGGTAATCGTAGGTTGCCCTATAGTTACTACTAGCATCACTCAGTAAGTGATTTAAGTCGCCTTCCCCAATTTCCCCTATAAAAGCATATCGAAAAGCAGGAGCTGACTTTAA includes:
- the cheB gene encoding chemotaxis-specific protein-glutamate methyltransferase CheB, with translation MTIRVLLVEDSQLALIFLKRILDSSPQIEVVGEARTGLEALTLIPKVEPDVICTDLHMPQMNGLEFTSKVMALYPRPILVISVSVQIEDTKNIFQLLEAGAVDIFPKPNTGLAADDEVFKQELVKKIKILSGVKVFRKRPKLSIQAQNLQARDLSTFSSKKSYPKPKIVVIGASTGGPQALKELLTQLPSDFPIPVICVQHICFGFLQGLIDWLAVSCQLPIQIAQAGDMPRPGKIYFPPEQLHLELDARGRFICSDLPPVAGHRPSVTVAFESAAKFYGKACVGILLSGMGIDGAEGMQVIAQAGGFTIAQDEATSVVFGMPKAAIELGVAQQVLPINAIARVIVERTRSGEPARRTGGSLQSPRAPSHERLD
- a CDS encoding chemotaxis protein CheW, translated to MKEHFYLTFSLNNYLCGISTVYVEEIAALPELTLIPEAPREIVGVFNLRGDIVPVMDLNILFGYQSPDYHLTNSIVVLRSEGLRLGIIVNQVHKVKDISLEEITTELDCKQELLIVEQIKKIITGVARIGRDIFILSNPENWLSYAEKQQVLSLKNFLLEQKTFLSHNIYESQPNDSELLLFQEHDSHYNRELRNAHTVGLRGNPCNTLPLVFCPNATLEERTIFRQRAVNLSLPLESQDFNKFTTLAVIALNGYLFGINLEMVREFTVIRQVTPIPCCSAHIIGNMNLRGEVLTLVDIRGLLNLPPKGILDGSKAMVVEVEGIVAGVIVEEVCDVMFSLNLQNITAVPTAIHSISDEYFQGAASYHEKIISILDIPKIWRCLIEG
- a CDS encoding IS6 family transposase — encoded protein: HPFKWRHYQAEIILLCVGWYLRYPLSYRNLEEMMTERGLSVDHTTIYRWVQHYAPELEKRCRSHLKPTNNSWRVDETYIKVKGKWKYLYRVVDSAGNTIDFMLSAKRDKRAAKRFFCKALKITCNQLPRVINVDKNAAYPTSIEELKAESTLTQACELRQNKYLNNLVEQDHRFIKKLVNPGLGFKSFHTARRTIIGYEMMNTIRKGQLQGVAKGDILGQVEFLSQIFGVAA
- a CDS encoding hybrid sensor histidine kinase/response regulator, producing MFIEDEELRNLYKISGEENLQKLTDGLLHLQKHPDDEATLEELLRVSHILKGDSRIVGVEDVVTLTTQIEKILLSLKRQNTIFTSHVSDCLYQGLDAIGFLVYEAVTGELVGVDIAEILDRLTAAVLESKPQELEVVPQAQPDISSQESVARDNQYTTITNQYKDVSGHVCATINSNSSVLTSSFIEDADIEDAELRVIYQTASEEHLQNLAAGLLHLQNQPEDEATLEQLLREAHSLKGDSRNIGVENVVTLTHQLEEILLSIKRQEIILTPQLCDRLYQALDTIALLVQEAVIGQPSEVDASLVVNNLMAAISASTIQESLPVSPKVPSLPAKIPIKAATDDLLSPSLGVSQPYQIDTIRVQTRYLDALMTQVEELTVTKIAIAHAATEIEEMASLWEEWKAVDSQEQYLDSSSLDTNSYAERLEKTINSLRTSIQEHSTKLDIINGELKEKIRTVRLLPLSTVFKLLRRTVQDLARQQSKEVELIIAGEEITADKRILEEIKDPLMHMVRNAIDHGIETPSEREKLGKPPVATIWLRAYQTATNITIEVTDDGRGLDIEKIKQTAVKRELYSPEELTSMTPSQIHDLILAPGFSTQTFITEISGRGIGLDVVRTSVERLKGNIQIESTPGQGCTFRIDLSTTLAIANVLLFEVQGIVHALPIEFVQKTLLISPEQIITNEDRTTINLDGQAVLVANLADLLELSNSPGYDRIAKFEQLPSSLQPCILLKVGEEQFGFFVDRLLNTQEVVIKPHSQLLKRVHNITGVTILGSGEVCIILNPSYLLKSLQQQTMPTVSVKPRKTVKRKPLILLVEDSTPVRTQEKRLLEKAGYEVVVAVDGLDGYNKLKTHDFNAIVSDVEMPNLDGFSLTAKIRQHPEYQALPIILVTTLVDNENKRRGSDAGANAYIMKSNFNQDVLLEILERLV
- a CDS encoding tetratricopeptide repeat protein, translating into MTIIFLAECGSKQQAEFFSRHFDAVSWTLKNSSIKSQCHAEIKQDCEGNWWCTLSVNSINWTPVNRQEANYRYFQILELQNFLREHLKSAPAFRYAFIGEIGEGDLNHLLSDASSNYRATYDYLISSRSSNQFSIPTFVYVLKVGFLLSEILWQQVGSPSKFESLIQGYVWLPPSPTLISGGIQAPPQEVIDQTTVRIAVDPQRAENYNQKGMELIRQRRFVEALANLEQAQKLSPFSPAIHQNKAACLYFLERFSEALQSCDLAINLNPDLSDLVIVYQLKGDIFYAQGQLEEALESFQNSLNLNPDASYAIHPYYQKGLILAKLGRYQEALDTCEFALRLYPNQGEIYELRLEILASFNQDR
- a CDS encoding CheR family methyltransferase, whose product is MSQTEPLSVGLTEAFIQLIANHTGLNIRERDQANLSEKIFTRMNELKILFPELYYQLLASSTIYSHLEWRKLVLLLTNIESYFFRDKEQFNLLRNCIIPEIIQCKQNYKTIRICSAGCSTGEEPYSLAILLKELIPDLDRWNLMILGVDINQEALKKAKRGIYTAWSLRSIEPQIMQQYFRLINNQYYLDKQIQQMVKFKYTNLVKDSFTQPYSEFRDIDLIICRNVFIYFEASAIAKVLDKFHDALQPFGYLITGHAELIEQNLSKFHTKVFPESLVYIKK